Proteins encoded within one genomic window of Lynx canadensis isolate LIC74 chromosome B2, mLynCan4.pri.v2, whole genome shotgun sequence:
- the MARCKS gene encoding myristoylated alanine-rich C-kinase substrate, with the protein MGAQFSKTAAKGEATAERPGEAAVASSPSKANGQENGHVKVNGDASPAAAEPGAKEELQANGSAPAADKEEPAGAGSGAASPAAAEKEEPAAAAAAPEAGASPAEKEAPAEGEAAEPGSPSAAEGEAASAASSTSSPKAEDGATPSPSNETPKKKKKRFSFKKSFKLSGFSFKKNKKEAGEGGEAEGAAGASAEGGKDEASGSAAAAAAEAGAASGEQAAAAPGEEAAAGEEGAAGGDPQEAKPEEAAVAPEKPAASEEAKPPEEPSKAEEKAEEAGASAAACEAPSAAGPGAPPEQEAAPAEEAAAATASSACAAPSQEAQPECSPEAPPAEAAE; encoded by the exons ATGGGTGCCCAGTTCTCCAAGACCGCTGCGAAGGGAGAAGCCACCGCGGAGAGGCCCGGGGAGGCGGCTGTGGCCTCGTCGCCTTCCAAAGCGAACGGGCAG GAAAATGGCCACGTGAAGGTAAACGGCGACGCTTCTCCCGCGGCCGCCGAGCCCGGCGCCAAGGAGGAGCTGCAGGCCAACGGCAGCGCCCCGGCCGCCGACAAGGAGGAGCCCGCGGGCGCCGGGAGCGGGGCGGCGTCGCCCGCCGCGGCCGAGAAGGAGgagccggccgccgccgccgccgcccccgagGCCGGGGCCAGCCCCGCGGAGAAGGAGGCTCCCGCCGAGGGCGAGGCCGCCGAGCCCGGCTCGCCCTCGGCCGCGGAGGGGGAGGCCGCGTCGGCCGCCTCCTCGACGTCTTCGCCCAAGGCGGAGGACGGGGCCACGCCCTCGCCCAGCAACGAGAccccgaaaaaaaaaaagaagcgctTTTCCTTCAAGAAGTCTTTCAAGCTGAGCGGCTTCTCCTTcaagaagaacaagaaggaagCGGGAGAGGGCGGGGAGGCCGAGGGCGCAGCCGGCGCCTCCGCCGAAGGCGGCAAGGACGAGGCCTCCGGGAGCGCCGCTGCGGCCGCCGCAGAGGCGGGCGCGGCCTCCGGGGAGCAGGCGGCCGCGGCGCCGGGCGAGGAGGCCGCGGCGGGTGAggagggggcggcgggcggcgACCCGCAGGAGGCCAAGCCCGAAGAGGCCGCCGTCGCGCCTGAGAAGCCAGCCGCCAGCGAGGAGGCCAAGCCCCCCGAGGAGCCCAGCAAGGCCGAGGAGAAGGCCGAGGAGGCCGGGGCCAGCGCCGCTGCCTGCGAGGCGCCCTCAGCCGCCGGGCCCGGTGCGCCCCCGGAGCAGGAGGCGGCGCCCGCGGAGGAGGCGGCGGCCGCGACAGCCTCGTCAGCCTGCGCAGCCCCGTCACAGGAGGCCCAGCCCGAGTGCAGTCCAGAAGCCCCCCCAGCGGAGGCGGCAGAGTAA